Within Sorangiineae bacterium MSr11367, the genomic segment CGATACTCTCGAATCGAACGTGCTCCAGTTCTCCATTCATGAGCGAAGCCAATAGCGGCGAAATCTGTAGCCGCCCTTCCAACGCGGTGACCTCGACGAAGCGGTAATACAGCCGGCTCGCCACGAGCCCTATCCGCATTTTCGACTCTTCGTCCATCGGCACACGGAAATACACTCCAAAGGCACATGCCAGCGGAAATGCGGTTTCCTCGTGCTCGCCGGCCGACAAACTCGCGCCCAACGTCGCGAAGAACACGCGCAGTGGATACGATTTGTCCCCAACCTGTGCCCCCAAGATCGATTCATCCAACAAATCGACCATGGCCAGCTGCCCCACCAATTTGCCTGCCGCCGCCGCGTGCTCCCCACCCTCGCCGCTGCGCGCGGGGTCACGAGAAAGCACGGAGAGCAGCTCGCGCTCCAACTTCTCCGGATCGATCGCCTTGAACAAGGCACCCATCAAATCGCGCAGTTTGTCGTCAGACATAGTCGAGCAACTTGCGGAAGATGCCGGTGTCGAGCCAATAACGGTCGCTCACGATCGTCTTCAATCGGAGGACGAAATCGTCCGGCGAGAATTGGTAAACGTTGCGATGCGATATCACCTGCGTGATGCTCACCGTATTCTTGTCGACGGCAAATGTCAGGCTGACCCGGTCCTCCAAGAGCGCCCGCTCCACATCCGCATTCTTCGGTAGCACCACGAACAGCGGCGCTGCATCCATCTCCTCGGCGTCGACGTTGCGGAAGCCAATGGTCATCCCGCTCGTGTAAAGGAACGTGGCATTGCGCGAAAATTCGTTTTGGCGCGGGATGTGCGGTTCTGCCTCTTGATACAAGCCGTAAATGGGCGATTGCTCGATGTCTCGTACCTCGTCGAGCAGGAAGTTAGGCAGTCGATTGCGACTCGCAAGATGCAAAATCATCGATCCGGCCGCCACCGTCGATTTCGGGTCGATGATCAGGCCTGCGTGCCGCCACTTCGACGGATACCAATCGCCCACACGGTAATTGGCCATGGACTTGAGCCGTGGCCCCACCACCGGCATTTCGCCGACGAAGATCTCCCGCACGCAGGGGAGCGCGGACGCCCGCCCCGCGAGCACCACCAGATCGACATCGAACTGGGCGACGATGTCCGCATAGCGACGGAGCGGCTCGCGCAGGACCGAGACGATGGTTTCCTCGATTTCGGCACGGTCGAAACGGAAGAACAAATTCTGGAATCCTGGAAAGCCTGGCACCACGCCCGACAAGAAGCGATTCGCCTCCTCGAGCACGGCCGTCGAAAAGTTGGCCGACGGAAAGAGCCGCGCGATGTCCGGAACGGCATATTGCTTGTCCGGCACGTGATCCGCCGGCTCGAATCCCTCCGCGATGGCCCAGAAGCAACGCGCGAGCGGCAGCCAAAAATAGGGAACCAGTTTGGCCTTCAACGTGCGCCACGAAGCACCGTGCCCGGCGTCGCTTTCGCCGAACAAATGAATGATGCGCGTCCGCGATGCGGGCGTGGGCAACTGCGCCAAAATTTGCGTGAAGACGATCTTCTCGATCAGAGCGCAGCACACGTCGTCGCCGGCGATGTTGACGCCATCTTGGAACAACTTCGTAATGGCGAGCGACGTTCCGCTGCCCGGCATTTTGTCGCGGTATTCGGCAATCATGACGTCGCTCGTGCCGCCGCCGATGTCCACGGAAGCAACGCGCAGCGCGCCTTCTTTCCGCCCGTACACCGTCACGAGTTCCTCCATGCTCCCGCGGAAGTTCTCGGCGACCTCTTGATAGAGGTAAACCATCTGCGCGGCGAGCGCTTCGTCCACGAAGAGGAACGGATCGAAGCGCACCTGCCCCGCGTTGCCCGCGGCTTCGCCGGGCTCCATCGGCTGCACGTTGGGAAGCCGCGATGAATCGGTGTGGAGCAAATAGCCCACGAGCATCACCGCATTGCGAACGAGGCCCTCGTAGACGGCACGCTCCTCCGCGCGCATGGCCGAGGGGTACGTCATCACCAAGTGCCGCAGCACCCGCGGCACACCCTCTTTGCCCTGGAAGGCCGCGTACGCGGGCGCGTTGATCTGAGCCATGGCCTGCGACAGAATTTCCACCAAGGCAAAGAGCATCATCGTGCGCGGCGCATAGCGCGGCTCCGCAGGCGTCGCGGGACCGTCCGGACGCAGGGTCAAGCCGCCGCCGTCTTCGGCGATGTACTTCAGAATGCGCCCGAAAATGGGTTTGTACTCCCCGGCCGGGGCGCCCACACTCGTGGCGAAAAACCACGGCTCGTGGGTCGCGCGATCGTCCCAGAGGTAGCGCTTGGGCCCCGAGAGGCTGCACGCGTAGCGATGCGGCGTTTCCAGCGCGCGATCCAGCGCCTCGCGCCCCATGCGGGCAATCGACGGCAGCGCGAAGCCGGTGCCCGTGCCGAACGGCGCCACCGCTTTGTCGAACGGCGACGGAAGAAACGTGATGCGCGAGTCGAAGGTCGCATCGCTCGTGCGGAATGGGTCGAGCGAATTTCGCAATTCGAGCGGCACGGTCAGAAGCTGCCGCCCATCTTGCTCCTGCCGCGCCTCGACCAGCGCCGCGGTGGAGCGTGAATTCCCGAGGTCCACCACCAGCGAGACGGGGATGGCCAGCTCGGGACGAACCTGGGACACCTGGATGCGCGGCAACGCCGGTGCAAGTGCCTCCAGCACCGCGGCGAACTTGAACGTGCACCGCTCGATGCCGCCTGCCTCCAGCTTGCGCAGCCACTCGCGGGTCTCGGCGTGGTCGAGAAATGCCGCAAGCTCGGTCCGATCCAAGGGACGAAAGGGGCGCCCTTCATCGAGCTGCGGATCGAGCGCGCGCCCGGCCGCGCCGGCATAGGCCAATGTATCGATGGCCAGCAGGATCCGCGGTCGCCGGGCGTCCTCCGCCGAGAGGAAAACTTGAACGGCGTGCGGTGCGGAAAGCTGGTAGGGCACGGGGAGCCAGCGGTTCGACAGCTCCGCGATGTGCTCGAGCGCCGCGATCTCCACCGTGGGCTTTTCGCCTTCGCCGGCACGGCGGACGCTCGCGCCGGCCGCTCCCTGCACCAGCACGAAACCGCTCACCGTGTCGGGCAGCTCCGACCCAAGCTCGATCTCGTGGTAGACGACGCCCGTGTTGAAAAATAGCTCGAGGATGCCCGCATTCGGCTCGATGCGCGCGGACGATCGCGCCACCACGCCTTCGGCAGGCCCTTTCCCATCTTCGCCGAGCGATACCTTGCGCTTGACCATGTCGTACGGTTCTCGACCTTTATCACGTACGGCAGCCCGCCAACCTTACTGTCGGAGGGTTCGCCTTTCGGATCGAAACTCGCGGCGAAGTCGAACCGCGGCAACGCGACAATCGCGGCGGGGCCGCTGCCATGCCGTTTCGACAGGCGAGAGTCGCCGCAACGTTTGGCGCCTCTCGCATCGAGTACCGGGCAAGGGCGCCGGTCCCGCCGGGACTGTCCCGCTGCCGCGGTTCGACTGGCTCGAGGATCTCGATTCGAAACTCAACCTCCCACTGTAAAGTTCGGCTAATATTTCTCCTTCGGCTCTTTCTCGGTCAGCACTTCGACCTTGGGCAAAATGTCGTGGGCGAAGCGATCGCGCACTTCACGGGCGCGTGCTTCGTCCTCGCGCGAGGGAACGGCAATGCCTACGATGAGGCACGCGCCCTTCCAGGCCGGGTACGCGGCGAAGGCCACCGCATACGATTCACGCTCGGCCAACGTCGCCGTCTTCGCAAACACGGAATCGATTTCCACGATGCGCCTCGATTTGTCCTCGGGGCGATTCCACACGAAGGCCGAAGGCGCCTCGTGCGTGAGGTCCACCTCGAAGCTTTGCACCCAGGGCATGGCCCACTCCTCGAAGCTCTTGCCGCACACGCCCTGCGTGTCGTTGTCGGCCACGTGGGTCACGACGCCGCCGACGATGGCGTGGTGCTCTTTGCCGTAGCGAAAGCCCACCAGGCTGGGCACGCCCATGAACTTCACACGCGTCCAATGTTCCGCGTCGGGAAGCAGGATGCGCATGCTCTGCTGCTTGTCGACGCGCCCTCGCAGCGGAGCAACCTTCAATTGCTCGAGGGCGGCCGCGTGCCCATCGCCCCCTCCCCCGCCCTGCGCCGCGTGCCCGTCATCCTTGGGGGGGGACGCCGGCGCGACCACGGTGGAAGTTCTTCCACCCGAAGCATTCGAGGTTCCCGTTCCCGAACACCCGCATGCCACCGTTAAGAGGCCTATCGCCGCCACCCGAAGTATCATTCGTACCCGTTTCCTTGGACGAATGAAGTGTAGCTCAAAGTCACCTCGCCCTCCCGAGGGCTCCCGAAGTCTCCTCGGCATGCTCCGTGCTCATCTGGCGAATCACCCGATGGCTGGCTTTCGCTTCCCGCTCCTCTTCCCTCTCCTGCTCGCCGTGTCCGCAGGCCTTGGCGCCCTGACGCCCAGCTTTTCCATCGAGCCACTTCCCCCGGCGTCGCAGGAGCCGCCCCGCGGTGGCAACGGTGACAAGAGCGATCCGCCACCCGCCGACGACGGCGCCACCGCCCCCGTTTGACGCCTGTATGATCCCTGCGTCGGGGTGACGCACGGAGGATACATGCCGGGCGACCGCATGGCTGGAAGGCCACAACGAGATGCGGTACACCCGTAAGATGAGCACGACCTCCGTCTCCCCGACAGGCGCCCCGTTCGCGAGCTCGAGCTCGGTGCTGGCAGGGCCCCCGAAAGTTCCGACCACCAACCCGCGTCTTTTGGCGTGGGTCAACGAAATGGTTGCACTCTGCAAGCCGGACCACGTCGTGTGGGCCGACGGCAGCGAGGAAGAAAAAGATCGCCTCACCAAAGAGGCGGTCGACGCGGGCGTGATCACTCCGCTCAATCAGGAAAAGCTCCCGGGCTGTTACCTGCACCGCTCCAACCCGAACGACGTCGCCCGGGTCGAGCAGCTCACCTTCATCTGTACCCCAACCAAAGACGAGGCCGGGCCGACCAACAACTGGATGGCCCCCAAAGAGGCTTACGACAAACTCGGTAAGCTCTTCGACGGCTCGATGCGCGGCAAAACCATGTACGTGGTGCCGTACATCATGGGCCCGGCCGGCTCGCCGATGTCGAAGGTCGGCGTCGAGTTGACCGACAGCGTCTACGTGGTGCTCAACATGCGCATCATGGCCCGCATGGGCACGATCGCCCTGAAAGAGCTGGGCGACTCCAACGACTTCAACCGCGGCCTGCACTCGGTGCTCGACTGCAACCCGGAGCGCCGCTTCATTTGCCACTTCCCGCAGGACAACACCATTTGGTCCGTGGGCAGCGGCTACGGCGGCAACGTGCTGCTCGGCAAAAAGTGTCTCGCGCTGCGCATCGGCAGCTACCTCGGTCGCAAAGAAGGATGGCTCGCGGAGCACATGCTCATCCTCGGCGTGGAGAGCCCCGAGGGCGAGATGACCTATGTCGCCGCCGCCTTCCCCAGCGCCTGTGGCAAGACCAACTTCGCCATGATGGTGCCCACGAACCGCTTCAAAGGCTGGAAGATCTACACCGTGGGCGACGACATCGCCTGGATGAAGGTGGGCGAGGACGGGCGTCTGCGCGCCATCAATCCGGAGTTTGGCTATTTCGGAGTCGCGCCGGGGACCAACTTCAAGAGCAACCCCAATGCGATGAAGACCATCTCGCACGACACGATTTACACCAACGTGGCGACGACGCCCGACGGTGACGTGTGGTGGGAGGGCAAGGACGGCGACATCCCGAACGAGCTGACGGATTGGCAAGGCCGCCCCTGGTCGCGCAAAGGCTCGACGGAAAAGGCCGCGCACCCCAACTCGCGCTTCACCGCGCCGATGCGCAACAACCCGGCGCTTTCGCGCTTCGCGGAGGATCCGGAGGGGGTGCCCATCAGCGCCATCATCTTCGGCGGGCGCCGCGCCACCACGATTCCGCTGGTCATTCAGGCCTTCAGCTGGACCCACGGCGTCTTCTTCGGCTCGGCCCTCGGCTCGGAAACGACAGCTGCCGCCGCGGGCAAGGTGGGCGTGGTGCGGCGCGATCCCTTCGCGATGCTACCCTTCTGCGGGTACAACATGGCCGATTACTTCGCGCATTGGTTGGAGATGCAAGCATTCATCACCAACCCGCCGAAGGTCTTCATGGTGAACTGGTTCCGCCAGGACAAAAACGGCAACTACCTCTGGCCGGGTTTCGGCGAGAACATGCGCGTCCTCAAGTGGATCGTGGACCGGGCGCGCCTGCGCGTCGGTGGGCAGGAAACGCCGTTTGGCTGGGTTCCACGCGCGGGCGACCTGGACCTTTCCGGCCTGCACATCTCGCACGAGCAGGTCGATGCGGCGACCGAGATCGATCTCGACGAGTGGAAGGCCGAGCTCGAATCGCACGCCGAGTTCTATGGAAAATTCGGCGACCGTTTGCCCAAGGTGCTCGAGCTCCAGCGGGAAATGTTCCTCGCCCGCATCGACGCATTCAAAAAGCGCAAGTGGGGCGCAGGCCAGCTCCTCGACTGAGCCCGCGCACACGAACCAGAGAGAGATTGAACATGAAGGCGGGAAGACGGGAAGGTTTGAGGTTTCTGCTCGTCGACACTGGGCCCAACTGCAAATCCCCAAAAACCCTTCCCGCCTTCCCGTCCTTCATGTGAATTTTCTGATTTTCATGAGAGTTACGAGAGCATGACCGAGCTATTGACCCCCGAGGCGTTCGTCCGCGAACTCGATGCGCAAAACCGCGCAGCGCTCGAGCGCATTGCTGCTGCCACCAAAGGGCCGCCCGCATGTGCCGAGCGCGCGGAGGGCAAAGTGTGCGAGGGCAAGAAGCTCGACGTGGCCACGTTGCTCAAGCTCGCGCTGAAGAACGAGCTGGAGGCCACCGAGTGCGCGGCGGCGTGGATCCCGACGACCACCGACGTGGACGTGAAGCTCGCGCTCGCGCGCCAGGCGGGGGACGAGGCGAAGCACTATCGGCTGATTCAAAAGCGACTGCGCGAGATGGGCGTCGACACGTCGGATCTCGACCCCCTCGCGCAGGGACGGAGCCCGCTCTTGCAGTTCCTCCTTGGCCTGGAGGGAACCGTGGCCAGGGTGGCCGCCGGGCAGTTCACCCGCGAGGCGCTGGCGGTGGTGAAGAACGCGGAGTTCGTCGTCTTCTGCGAAGAGCAAGAGGACTTCCCCACCGCCGCGCTCTACAAGGGCACCATTCAGCCGGACGAAGAGCATCATCACGAGCTCGGTCGTTCGCTCCTTCTTAAATTAGCCACCACGGTGGAAGTGCAGGAGGCGGCGCGTGCGGCGAGCCGGCGCACCCTGGAGCTCGCCGAGGA encodes:
- a CDS encoding virulence factor SrfB codes for the protein MVKRKVSLGEDGKGPAEGVVARSSARIEPNAGILELFFNTGVVYHEIELGSELPDTVSGFVLVQGAAGASVRRAGEGEKPTVEIAALEHIAELSNRWLPVPYQLSAPHAVQVFLSAEDARRPRILLAIDTLAYAGAAGRALDPQLDEGRPFRPLDRTELAAFLDHAETREWLRKLEAGGIERCTFKFAAVLEALAPALPRIQVSQVRPELAIPVSLVVDLGNSRSTAALVEARQEQDGRQLLTVPLELRNSLDPFRTSDATFDSRITFLPSPFDKAVAPFGTGTGFALPSIARMGREALDRALETPHRYACSLSGPKRYLWDDRATHEPWFFATSVGAPAGEYKPIFGRILKYIAEDGGGLTLRPDGPATPAEPRYAPRTMMLFALVEILSQAMAQINAPAYAAFQGKEGVPRVLRHLVMTYPSAMRAEERAVYEGLVRNAVMLVGYLLHTDSSRLPNVQPMEPGEAAGNAGQVRFDPFLFVDEALAAQMVYLYQEVAENFRGSMEELVTVYGRKEGALRVASVDIGGGTSDVMIAEYRDKMPGSGTSLAITKLFQDGVNIAGDDVCCALIEKIVFTQILAQLPTPASRTRIIHLFGESDAGHGASWRTLKAKLVPYFWLPLARCFWAIAEGFEPADHVPDKQYAVPDIARLFPSANFSTAVLEEANRFLSGVVPGFPGFQNLFFRFDRAEIEETIVSVLREPLRRYADIVAQFDVDLVVLAGRASALPCVREIFVGEMPVVGPRLKSMANYRVGDWYPSKWRHAGLIIDPKSTVAAGSMILHLASRNRLPNFLLDEVRDIEQSPIYGLYQEAEPHIPRQNEFSRNATFLYTSGMTIGFRNVDAEEMDAAPLFVVLPKNADVERALLEDRVSLTFAVDKNTVSITQVISHRNVYQFSPDDFVLRLKTIVSDRYWLDTGIFRKLLDYV
- a CDS encoding ferritin-like domain-containing protein — translated: MTELLTPEAFVRELDAQNRAALERIAAATKGPPACAERAEGKVCEGKKLDVATLLKLALKNELEATECAAAWIPTTTDVDVKLALARQAGDEAKHYRLIQKRLREMGVDTSDLDPLAQGRSPLLQFLLGLEGTVARVAAGQFTREALAVVKNAEFVVFCEEQEDFPTAALYKGTIQPDEEHHHELGRSLLLKLATTVEVQEAARAASRRTLELAEELQEIARMRAGITRAPGC
- a CDS encoding phosphoenolpyruvate carboxykinase (GTP), which translates into the protein MVALCKPDHVVWADGSEEEKDRLTKEAVDAGVITPLNQEKLPGCYLHRSNPNDVARVEQLTFICTPTKDEAGPTNNWMAPKEAYDKLGKLFDGSMRGKTMYVVPYIMGPAGSPMSKVGVELTDSVYVVLNMRIMARMGTIALKELGDSNDFNRGLHSVLDCNPERRFICHFPQDNTIWSVGSGYGGNVLLGKKCLALRIGSYLGRKEGWLAEHMLILGVESPEGEMTYVAAAFPSACGKTNFAMMVPTNRFKGWKIYTVGDDIAWMKVGEDGRLRAINPEFGYFGVAPGTNFKSNPNAMKTISHDTIYTNVATTPDGDVWWEGKDGDIPNELTDWQGRPWSRKGSTEKAAHPNSRFTAPMRNNPALSRFAEDPEGVPISAIIFGGRRATTIPLVIQAFSWTHGVFFGSALGSETTAAAAGKVGVVRRDPFAMLPFCGYNMADYFAHWLEMQAFITNPPKVFMVNWFRQDKNGNYLWPGFGENMRVLKWIVDRARLRVGGQETPFGWVPRAGDLDLSGLHISHEQVDAATEIDLDEWKAELESHAEFYGKFGDRLPKVLELQREMFLARIDAFKKRKWGAGQLLD